A stretch of Pseudoprevotella muciniphila DNA encodes these proteins:
- a CDS encoding IS30 family transposase: MKYKQLTSQQRYTIQNGLKQGLTKKMIAALIEVNESTLYREIHRNGGAKVYNAEKAQREADRRKTRLQKPRRFTHALKREVISLLQKKWSPEQICGYIKRQGRECVSHETIYAFIRTDRKCGGMLWKLCRHAMKKRRKTDKGKRIPIKDRVSIDLRPEEADGTRFGDWEMDTIVGKDGKGALVTLYERRTGYGMVKRLPDGKEAKGVEEAVYRMLIPYKKQVLTITTDNGTEFARHSQLAKKLSTKIFFAHPYSSWEKGGVENYNKLVRQYIPKGTNLEQYTDKYLMEVQKQINSRPRKKLNFNNPKNEFYKLLD; the protein is encoded by the coding sequence ATGAAATATAAACAGCTAACCTCGCAGCAAAGGTACACAATCCAGAACGGATTAAAGCAAGGATTGACCAAAAAGATGATCGCCGCCCTCATAGAGGTGAACGAAAGCACCCTTTACAGGGAAATCCATCGAAATGGCGGTGCCAAGGTTTATAATGCAGAAAAGGCACAGCGCGAAGCAGACCGCCGCAAGACGCGTCTTCAGAAACCGCGAAGATTCACACACGCCCTTAAGCGGGAAGTCATAAGTCTGCTGCAAAAGAAATGGTCGCCCGAACAGATATGCGGGTATATAAAGAGACAAGGGCGCGAATGCGTCTCCCATGAAACAATATACGCATTCATCAGAACCGACAGGAAGTGCGGAGGGATGCTTTGGAAACTCTGCCGTCACGCAATGAAGAAGCGACGGAAGACAGACAAGGGAAAACGGATTCCCATAAAAGACCGCGTGAGTATAGACCTTAGGCCGGAAGAGGCAGACGGCACGCGTTTCGGAGATTGGGAAATGGACACCATAGTCGGTAAGGATGGGAAAGGAGCGCTAGTTACACTCTACGAGAGACGTACTGGATATGGGATGGTCAAAAGGCTGCCTGATGGAAAAGAGGCAAAAGGCGTGGAAGAAGCAGTATACAGAATGTTGATTCCTTACAAGAAACAAGTACTCACTATTACTACAGATAATGGAACAGAGTTCGCCAGGCATAGTCAATTGGCAAAGAAACTCTCCACGAAAATCTTTTTTGCACACCCTTATAGCTCATGGGAAAAGGGAGGTGTAGAAAACTACAACAAACTCGTCAGACAATATATACCTAAGGGAACGAATTTAGAACAATACACAGACAAATATCTTATGGAAGTACAAAAGCAAATTAACAGCAGACCAAGAAAAAAACTCAACTTTAATAACCCAAAAAACGAATTTTACAAACTTTTAGACTAA
- the ahcY gene encoding adenosylhomocysteinase has protein sequence MKEQLFSALPYKVADMTLCDFGRKEIEIAEHEMPGLMALREKYGAEKPLAGARVMGSLHMTIQTAVLIETLVALGAEVRWCSCNIYSTQDHAAAAIAQTGVGVYAWKGESLADYWWCTLQALNFGEKGMPNLIVDDGGDATLMIHLGVQAEKDPAVLDTPSGSGDEEELKNIIKAVLAERPDFFSTLAASIRGVSEETTTGVHRLYQMMERGELLFPAFNVNDSVTKSKFDNLYGCRESLADGIKRATDVMIAGKTCVVAGYGEVGKGCAQSMRSYGARVIVTEIDPICALQAAMEGYEVLTMEEAAPLGNIFVTTTGNIDVITTEHMKVMPDQAIVCNIGHFDSEIQVEALKNLPGIKATNVKPQVDSYLFPDGHRITLLADGRLVNLGCATGHPSFVMSNSFTNQTLAQMALWKKQYEVGVYRLPKELDEEVARLHLERIGVHLTKLTQEQADYIGVPVEGPYKAEHYRY, from the coding sequence ATGAAAGAACAACTTTTTTCTGCGCTGCCTTATAAGGTGGCTGACATGACACTTTGCGACTTTGGACGTAAGGAAATAGAAATTGCAGAACACGAAATGCCAGGTCTGATGGCGCTGCGCGAGAAGTATGGTGCTGAAAAACCGCTTGCAGGTGCGCGTGTGATGGGCTCGCTCCACATGACGATTCAGACGGCTGTGCTCATAGAGACTCTCGTAGCCCTCGGCGCAGAGGTGCGCTGGTGTTCATGCAACATCTATTCCACTCAGGATCATGCAGCAGCAGCCATAGCCCAGACGGGCGTAGGCGTGTATGCTTGGAAAGGCGAGAGCCTTGCAGACTATTGGTGGTGTACGCTCCAGGCGCTGAATTTCGGCGAAAAGGGTATGCCCAACCTGATTGTGGACGATGGTGGCGATGCCACACTGATGATTCACCTCGGGGTGCAGGCAGAAAAAGACCCCGCCGTGCTCGACACGCCAAGCGGCAGTGGCGACGAGGAAGAACTCAAGAATATCATCAAGGCAGTCCTCGCCGAACGCCCCGACTTCTTCAGCACGCTCGCAGCCAGCATACGCGGCGTGAGCGAAGAAACAACCACGGGTGTGCACCGTCTCTACCAGATGATGGAGCGCGGAGAATTGCTCTTCCCGGCATTCAACGTGAACGACTCCGTAACCAAGTCGAAGTTCGATAACCTCTACGGCTGCCGCGAGAGCCTCGCCGACGGCATCAAACGCGCCACCGACGTGATGATAGCAGGCAAGACATGTGTTGTAGCAGGCTATGGCGAAGTGGGAAAAGGCTGCGCACAGTCCATGCGTTCATACGGTGCCCGCGTCATCGTAACAGAAATCGACCCCATCTGCGCACTTCAGGCTGCCATGGAAGGCTATGAAGTGCTTACCATGGAAGAAGCAGCACCCCTTGGCAATATCTTCGTAACTACTACGGGTAACATCGATGTCATCACCACCGAACACATGAAAGTGATGCCCGACCAAGCCATCGTGTGCAACATCGGGCACTTCGACAGCGAAATACAGGTGGAAGCCCTCAAGAACCTGCCTGGCATCAAAGCCACTAACGTGAAACCACAGGTAGATTCATACCTCTTCCCCGACGGACACCGCATCACCCTCTTGGCAGACGGCAGACTCGTGAACCTTGGTTGCGCTACGGGACATCCCTCGTTCGTCATGTCAAACTCCTTCACCAACCAGACCCTCGCACAGATGGCGCTTTGGAAGAAACAATATGAAGTGGGAGTGTATCGCCTGCCTAAAGAACTCGACGAAGAAGTGGCACGCTTGCATCTGGAACGCATCGGTGTTCACCTTACAAAACTCACTCAAGAACAAGCCGACTACATCGGTGTACCTGTGGAAGGACCGTACAAGGCAGAACACTATCGCTATTGA
- a CDS encoding YfhO family protein codes for MNKVTSRPVEGGWLGLLRQSWPDALCVVLFLVISFAYFMTPISQGLVLGGDDHTGGVGMAHEHAEYHERTGEITRWTNSVFGGMPTYQIAPSYDSTSALGTIQKIYQLGTTGVLSYTFLFLLGFYILLRAFNFKPYLAALGSILWAFSSYFMIIILAGHIWKVLALCFIPPTIGGLILCYRGKYLWGGAVTALFTALQVTSNHVQMSYYFIFVMLAIVVAYGIAAFLPKKDATDDYGMILSPKSWLKATGIIIVAGMIGVLANVSNLYHTYEYQKHSMRGGSELKQAAPEKADAKTDAKAAEKTTETTRSGLSTEYITQWSYGINESLTLLIPEVSGGSSAESILDKVPEAQENMNFMGGLQSIQQAAGPQAASAFLPSYWGEQPGTSGPVYVGAIVCLLFILGIFYVRGPMKWALLAATIISFFFAWGKNSMALTQFFIDNLPLYNKFRAVSSALVIAEFTMPLLGILALARFIKEPDLLRRKPFGMYIAIAVTVGICLLLYVAPGVYGDCINSTQKDIIGQLSNAGIIESTSFSAALSSIHHSLLAKSAGRSLFLVLLGAAVVYIYSRGWIKHWMMCGALALLCLADLWMVDKKYLNDESFSDPMMVEDETTQKPAAYDEILADQSNYRVADVSRGLSNTFNNNQASYWFKNIGGYSPAKMQRYQELIDRYIGNELATFDNAAKQLGDHLDAVNIDSLFPVLNMLNMKYAVVADSTGTAQMKVKNPYANGNGWFVNKLQFVKDADAELSALSKLDTKHIAVADESFKAQLDGTPLDSGTVKLDKYEPNELDYTICSAKGGVVVLSEIYYPGWTATLDGQPVEIGRVNYVLRALKVTPGQHKLHLEFKPASIAKTDTVAYIALALTIIAFMAGLFFNIKGKVIKPKGQDNVK; via the coding sequence ATGAACAAAGTAACATCTCGCCCAGTTGAGGGTGGTTGGTTAGGATTGCTCAGGCAGTCATGGCCTGATGCACTCTGTGTAGTGCTATTTCTCGTCATCAGTTTCGCCTATTTCATGACGCCGATAAGCCAAGGCCTTGTTCTTGGTGGCGATGACCACACTGGAGGCGTCGGAATGGCGCATGAACACGCGGAGTATCATGAGCGTACAGGAGAAATAACACGATGGACAAACAGTGTCTTCGGCGGTATGCCAACGTATCAGATAGCACCGTCTTACGATTCAACATCTGCACTCGGGACGATACAGAAAATATACCAGTTGGGCACAACGGGCGTGCTGAGTTACACGTTCCTCTTTTTGCTCGGATTCTACATCCTGTTGCGTGCATTCAATTTCAAGCCCTATCTTGCAGCATTGGGCTCAATCCTTTGGGCGTTTTCGTCCTACTTCATGATTATCATCCTTGCAGGGCACATCTGGAAGGTGCTTGCACTTTGCTTCATACCGCCTACGATAGGTGGACTCATTCTGTGCTATAGAGGAAAATACCTCTGGGGTGGGGCAGTTACAGCGCTCTTCACGGCATTGCAAGTAACCTCGAACCACGTGCAGATGTCCTACTATTTCATTTTCGTCATGCTGGCAATAGTAGTGGCATACGGCATCGCGGCATTCCTGCCAAAGAAGGATGCAACTGACGATTATGGGATGATTCTTTCGCCAAAATCATGGCTGAAGGCTACGGGAATAATCATTGTTGCAGGTATGATAGGTGTGTTGGCGAATGTGTCGAACCTCTATCACACGTATGAGTATCAGAAACATTCCATGCGCGGTGGATCGGAACTCAAACAGGCAGCACCGGAAAAAGCGGATGCAAAGACTGATGCAAAGGCGGCTGAAAAAACTACCGAAACGACACGCAGCGGACTCTCCACCGAGTACATCACACAGTGGAGTTATGGTATAAACGAGTCGCTCACACTTCTCATTCCTGAAGTTTCTGGTGGCAGTTCGGCAGAGAGTATCCTCGACAAAGTGCCTGAAGCTCAAGAGAACATGAACTTTATGGGAGGTCTGCAGAGCATACAGCAAGCAGCTGGTCCGCAGGCAGCCAGTGCGTTCCTCCCAAGTTACTGGGGAGAACAGCCAGGCACGTCGGGACCGGTCTATGTCGGTGCCATCGTGTGCCTGCTCTTCATTCTCGGCATATTCTATGTGCGCGGACCGATGAAGTGGGCACTCCTTGCAGCAACGATCATTTCGTTCTTCTTCGCATGGGGAAAGAATTCCATGGCACTCACGCAGTTCTTCATCGACAACCTGCCGCTCTATAATAAGTTCCGCGCAGTAAGTTCGGCACTCGTCATAGCCGAATTCACAATGCCTTTGCTCGGTATCCTGGCGTTGGCACGTTTCATCAAGGAGCCCGACTTGCTCAGGCGCAAACCATTTGGCATGTATATAGCCATCGCAGTGACAGTTGGTATCTGCTTATTGTTGTATGTGGCACCAGGCGTTTATGGCGATTGTATCAACAGCACACAGAAGGATATCATTGGTCAACTCTCAAATGCAGGAATCATTGAGTCCACTTCTTTCTCGGCTGCCCTGTCCAGCATACACCATAGTTTGCTTGCAAAATCGGCAGGACGATCGCTTTTCCTTGTGTTGCTTGGAGCAGCAGTGGTATATATCTATTCACGCGGTTGGATAAAACATTGGATGATGTGTGGAGCGCTTGCGCTATTATGCCTTGCAGACCTTTGGATGGTGGACAAAAAATACCTCAACGATGAATCTTTCAGTGATCCAATGATGGTGGAAGACGAAACCACACAAAAGCCTGCTGCATACGATGAAATACTCGCAGACCAATCGAACTATCGTGTTGCCGACGTTAGTAGAGGATTGAGCAATACGTTCAACAACAATCAAGCCAGTTATTGGTTCAAAAATATCGGTGGCTATAGCCCTGCGAAGATGCAGCGCTATCAGGAACTCATCGACCGCTACATCGGCAATGAACTCGCCACATTCGACAATGCGGCGAAGCAACTCGGCGACCACCTCGATGCCGTAAACATCGACAGCCTCTTCCCCGTGCTCAATATGCTCAACATGAAGTATGCCGTTGTGGCAGACTCCACCGGTACGGCGCAGATGAAGGTGAAGAACCCATACGCCAACGGCAACGGTTGGTTTGTCAACAAACTGCAGTTCGTGAAAGATGCCGATGCTGAATTGTCAGCACTCAGCAAACTCGACACGAAGCACATCGCCGTGGCAGACGAATCATTCAAGGCGCAACTCGACGGTACACCGCTCGACTCCGGTACGGTGAAACTCGACAAGTACGAGCCTAACGAACTCGACTATACCATCTGCAGCGCGAAGGGTGGAGTAGTGGTGCTCTCAGAAATCTACTATCCGGGATGGACAGCCACGCTCGACGGACAGCCCGTTGAAATAGGGCGTGTCAACTATGTTCTGAGAGCACTGAAGGTAACACCCGGACAGCATAAGTTGCACCTCGAATTCAAACCCGCTTCCATAGCAAAGACCGACACAGTGGCTTACATCGCTCTGGCGCTCACCATCATAGCCTTCATGGCAGGGCTGTTCTTTAACATAAAGGGAAAGGTGATTAAACCTAAGGGGCAGGATAATGTCAAATGA
- a CDS encoding DUF4359 domain-containing protein: MKKVIITIIVAAVFIIAAVTNPSLYDHRETVRQILKTQADKIAEKKTEGITDKVVSGVIGTDISTGKVGETIDGVVREVTGAVIGKVADVGVDEEIGRENYVFFSLTTLKWKGEKKKVGIGIFGNVFLFADVDEYVDKHI; this comes from the coding sequence ATGAAGAAAGTAATCATCACCATCATCGTGGCAGCAGTGTTTATCATTGCAGCAGTGACCAATCCCTCTCTCTATGACCACCGCGAAACCGTAAGGCAAATCCTGAAGACACAGGCAGACAAAATAGCCGAAAAGAAGACCGAAGGTATTACGGACAAAGTGGTAAGCGGAGTGATAGGAACAGACATCAGCACCGGAAAGGTGGGCGAGACCATCGACGGTGTGGTACGCGAAGTAACTGGTGCCGTCATTGGCAAAGTGGCAGACGTTGGTGTCGATGAGGAAATAGGAAGGGAAAACTATGTGTTCTTCTCTCTGACCACACTCAAATGGAAGGGAGAAAAGAAGAAGGTAGGTATCGGTATCTTCGGCAATGTGTTCCTGTTTGCTGATGTCGACGAATATGTTGATAAGCATATCTGA
- a CDS encoding DUF3108 domain-containing protein has protein sequence MKRSFSAIFAMLLTAIVLLPSDVAAQCSSTNTAFKSGEVLGYDLYFNWKFVWVNVGTANLSIKQSTYGGQPAYCASLITRTAGKADKYFVMRDTLTAFMGTDLVPKYYRKRAREGKDYSCDDVWYSYPSGKCNVKMRFSKNGKPAENKSASSKYCAFDMVSMMMRARSFNAGTYKKGQRIPFLMAEGKHCEWRDLVYHGKQVIKMENSNDRYRCLVFSYVEKEKGKEKEIIRFYITDDANHVPVMLDMHLNFGSAKAYLRSAKGLRNATTAKV, from the coding sequence ATGAAAAGAAGTTTCTCTGCCATATTCGCCATGTTGCTGACAGCAATAGTGCTTTTGCCATCTGATGTGGCAGCACAGTGCTCATCGACAAATACAGCCTTCAAGAGTGGTGAAGTGCTGGGCTACGACCTCTATTTCAACTGGAAATTCGTCTGGGTGAATGTGGGTACAGCCAACTTGTCCATAAAGCAATCCACATACGGCGGTCAGCCTGCCTATTGCGCATCGCTCATCACACGCACGGCAGGCAAGGCGGACAAGTATTTCGTGATGCGCGACACGCTTACTGCCTTTATGGGTACCGACCTCGTGCCGAAGTATTACCGCAAGCGCGCACGCGAAGGCAAGGACTATAGCTGCGACGACGTGTGGTACAGTTATCCTTCAGGAAAGTGCAACGTCAAGATGCGCTTCAGCAAGAACGGGAAACCCGCAGAAAACAAGTCGGCTTCGAGCAAGTACTGCGCTTTCGACATGGTGTCGATGATGATGCGTGCAAGGTCGTTCAATGCCGGCACTTACAAGAAAGGGCAGCGCATACCCTTCCTCATGGCTGAAGGAAAGCATTGCGAATGGCGCGACCTCGTCTATCACGGCAAGCAAGTCATAAAGATGGAAAACAGTAACGACCGCTACCGCTGCCTCGTGTTCTCCTACGTGGAGAAGGAAAAAGGCAAGGAAAAAGAAATCATACGCTTCTACATCACCGACGATGCCAACCATGTGCCCGTGATGCTCGACATGCACCTCAATTTCGGCAGCGCAAAAGCCTATCTCCGCAGTGCAAAAGGACTGAGAAATGCCACAACAGCCAAGGTCTGA
- a CDS encoding CatA-like O-acetyltransferase, family 2 produces the protein MKIEVNPEETSRAEAFKMWMTSPMPMVTLVKTIDVSRLLKVSRKRQIKFNVLLCWCIGKTACRIEEFYYLPTNGKLYKYEQLGINVIVKNSKGGITLCDIPFCDDISAFNSDYLRLTDEAARTCISTSIEDRMIIGTSALPQLELDCIVNQYSGIYNNPFLAWGKYRKRLFRTTLPISFQFHHAQMDGEQACAFLKNLQEEIDSVTL, from the coding sequence ATGAAGATAGAAGTAAACCCGGAAGAAACAAGTCGTGCAGAGGCTTTTAAGATGTGGATGACATCGCCAATGCCTATGGTTACATTGGTAAAGACAATAGACGTCAGTCGCTTGCTAAAGGTGAGTCGGAAAAGGCAAATTAAGTTCAATGTGCTCTTGTGCTGGTGCATTGGCAAGACTGCCTGTCGAATAGAAGAATTCTACTATCTGCCCACGAACGGAAAACTCTACAAATACGAACAATTAGGCATCAACGTCATCGTAAAAAACTCCAAAGGCGGTATCACTCTGTGCGACATACCCTTCTGCGATGACATCAGCGCGTTTAACAGCGACTACTTAAGGCTGACCGATGAAGCAGCAAGGACCTGCATAAGCACATCGATAGAAGATCGCATGATCATAGGCACATCTGCATTACCCCAGTTGGAACTCGACTGTATTGTCAATCAATATTCCGGCATATACAACAATCCCTTTCTTGCATGGGGCAAATACCGCAAGAGGCTGTTCAGGACCACCCTGCCCATTTCGTTTCAGTTTCATCATGCGCAGATGGACGGTGAGCAAGCCTGTGCTTTCCTGAAAAACCTGCAGGAAGAGATTGACTCTGTTACATTATAA
- a CDS encoding tryptophanase: MSTVKFYRQEHQVPLEMHKVRIVQKLFLPTVEERLKKMNEAGNNTFLLQNKDIFIDMLTDSGVNAMSDNQQAAMFQADDSYAGSETCNRLKKAIKDTMGLEHFLPAHQGRACENILAEAFVKPGQVVLTNFHFTTTKAHITRVGGSMIELVAAKGLDPVTDDPFKGDFDIDELKKTIAELGTEKIAFLRIETGTNLIGGQPVSMANMLEVARICKEAGIMTVMDASLLQDNLYFIKVREEAYKNKSILDITHELCAAMDITYFSARKLGFARGGCICSNDNELIRKMMEYVPLFEGFLTYGGMEVRSMEAIAVGLYETMDEEIINQGPIFIEYLAKELHEYGVPVVLPAGGLGVHLNASEFFPNMSHGEYPAGALGAAMYIAGGIRGMERGTISEQREPDGSERYAELELLRLACPRRVFTLSQLKYVADRVKWVWDNREIIGGLKFVEEPAVLRFFFGRLAPIGDWQEKLVKKFREDFGDSL, encoded by the coding sequence ATGTCAACAGTAAAATTCTATCGCCAGGAGCATCAGGTTCCTCTCGAAATGCACAAAGTTCGCATCGTACAGAAACTCTTCCTTCCAACGGTTGAGGAACGTCTCAAGAAAATGAATGAAGCAGGAAACAACACCTTCCTGTTGCAGAACAAAGATATCTTCATAGACATGCTGACCGACTCCGGTGTAAATGCCATGTCGGACAACCAGCAGGCTGCCATGTTCCAGGCTGACGACTCATACGCCGGTTCTGAAACGTGCAACCGCCTCAAGAAAGCCATCAAGGACACCATGGGCCTCGAACACTTCCTTCCGGCTCATCAAGGACGTGCCTGCGAGAATATTCTGGCAGAAGCATTCGTGAAGCCCGGACAGGTGGTACTGACCAACTTCCACTTCACCACGACAAAGGCACACATCACCCGCGTGGGTGGCAGCATGATTGAACTCGTGGCAGCCAAGGGTCTTGACCCCGTGACTGACGATCCTTTCAAGGGCGACTTCGATATCGACGAACTGAAGAAGACGATTGCCGAACTGGGTACGGAAAAGATTGCTTTCCTGCGTATAGAAACCGGTACCAATCTCATCGGTGGTCAGCCCGTTTCGATGGCGAACATGCTCGAAGTGGCACGCATCTGTAAGGAAGCCGGCATTATGACCGTGATGGACGCATCGCTCCTGCAGGACAACCTCTACTTCATCAAGGTTCGCGAAGAAGCCTACAAGAACAAGTCGATTCTCGACATCACACATGAACTTTGCGCTGCAATGGACATCACTTACTTCTCTGCACGCAAACTCGGTTTCGCCCGCGGCGGTTGCATCTGTTCGAACGATAATGAACTCATCCGCAAGATGATGGAGTATGTGCCCCTTTTTGAAGGCTTCCTCACCTATGGCGGTATGGAAGTGCGCTCGATGGAAGCCATCGCAGTAGGTCTCTATGAAACGATGGACGAAGAAATCATCAACCAGGGTCCGATCTTCATCGAATACCTCGCAAAGGAACTCCACGAATATGGCGTGCCGGTAGTGTTGCCCGCCGGTGGTCTTGGTGTGCACCTCAATGCATCGGAATTCTTCCCCAACATGTCTCATGGCGAATATCCTGCCGGAGCACTCGGTGCAGCCATGTACATCGCAGGCGGTATCCGCGGTATGGAACGTGGTACCATCTCCGAACAGCGTGAGCCCGATGGCAGCGAACGCTATGCAGAACTCGAACTGTTGCGTCTCGCCTGTCCACGCCGTGTGTTCACACTTTCACAACTCAAGTATGTGGCAGACCGCGTGAAGTGGGTATGGGACAACCGTGAAATCATCGGTGGTCTGAAGTTTGTGGAAGAACCCGCCGTGCTGCGCTTCTTCTTCGGCCGTCTGGCGCCCATCGGCGACTGGCAGGAAAAACTCGTCAAGAAGTTCCGCGAGGACTTCGGCGACAGCCTGTAA